Below is a genomic region from Methanoregula sp..
ACGCAGTCCTTGCCGTAACCAAGGGTGTTGACCTCTACGATGCAAAGCCGGTCATCATCACCGACCCCAAGGATCTTATCAAGACTGCCGGTTCGCTCCACTGCGGAACGCTTCTGCTGCCCAAACTGGTCAAGAAATATCTTGATGGGGCAGAGGACAAGAAGATCGGGGTTACCGTCAAGGGCTGCGATGCAATGGCGTTCTACGAACTCGCCAAGCGCAAGCAGATCAACCTTGACAACATCATCATGATCGGTGTCAACTGCGGAGGATCGGTCAGCCCGGTCACTGCCCGCAAGATGATCGCTGAAAAGTATGGTGTTGACCCGGAAAAGGTCCACAAGGAAGAGATCGACAAGGGCCAGTTCATCATCGAGTACGAAGGAGGCCACAAGGGGATCTCCGTTGACGAGCTCGAAGAAGCAGGCTATGGCCGGCGCAGCAACTGCCGCCGCTGCAAGATGAAGATCCCACGGCAGGCAGACCTTGCCTGCGGTAACTGGGGCGTCATCGGCGACAAGGCCGGAAAAGCAACCTTTGTTGAAGTCTGCTCCGAAAAGGGAGCAAACCTTGTTGACGGCGCCGTCAAGAAAGGCATCATGACAACCGCACCGGCCAACCCCAAGGGTCTCGAGATCCGGGCAAAGGTCGAAGGTGCGATGTTCAAGCTCGGCGACAAGTGGCGGAAGCACGACTTCGAGGCGCTTGGCGATGGTAAGGATCGCTTGAAGAAGATCATGGCCGAGACCGCACGCTGTATCAAGTGCTATGGTTGTATCGAGACCTGCCCGATCTGTTACTGCGTCGAATGCACGACCAAGAACCCGGCCTATGTTCCGCCCGGCGAACTGCCGGTCAACTTCATGTTCCACCTGATCCGGTACGCTCATATCGCAGATTCCTGCGTGAACTGCGGCCAGTGCGAGGAAATCTGCCCCGCGGAAATCCCCAATGCCCTTTTCATGCACGCCCAGCAGGTCGAGCTTGAGAAGATGTTCGGCCATGTGCCGGGTGTCGACATGGAACTCCCGCTCCTTGCCTTTGCAGAGGAGAAGACCGAGCGTGGCCGGCTTCACAATACCGGCAGTGACATGGTCTACGACAACGTCTTTAACCCGTTCACCAAGAAGTGAAAATTTTCTTCCTGAACGAATCTTTTTTTAGTCGAAAAAAATAGAAAAATTCCGGCTCTGTGGAAATCATCGGTTTTTATCATGGACCGCTCTTGGGGGCTACGGCATATGATGCCTTCGCCCCTGCCACTTGGGCATCCCTCCACACAGGGATAGGCCCACAAAAGGTTAGTAAAAATACTGCCGGGGGTCAAGGGGGCGCTCCCCTTCTCGTTGCCTCCCCCTCTGGGGGAGAGAGGGGGTCACTCTCATAAATACTAAAAGAATATAACCGAATCTCAGGATAAAACAGGATTTCTTATGAAAATCAGATTATTTGGAAAAAATGGAGATGTATCCTTTCTTCAACTGCGATGAACGCCGCCGCACCAAAAAGGGACGCCCCCGCGGCGGTTTTGATGAATAATCTGTTGAAACCTCATTGCCCCGCCGTGCCTAAAGAGAGGCCCTGAGGCAGGGAAGAATCATAAAAACGATTTTCATGATTTGGGAGTGAACTTAATGGTTCATGCCCGTTTCTACAAAGCCGAAAATTTCCCTTGATTCGCAAACCTTTGAGCAGCGGATCTGTTATTATTTTCAGATATACCCGGCCGGCAGGCTTCCCGGTGACAACGGGGCAAGGGTATGTTCGCCGTTCAGCACCCGGATAGTGCCGGTGAGGCTGACATCATAGCCCCCGGTCTTTGCAAGGATCGCGCGATACGCAGGGGACTGGATAAGCGATACGAGCGTGCGGATCCGGGGGTCTGCCAGCATCTCCCTGCGCACTGCAAGCTCATAGTCTTCGTAAGCAACCGGGACAAACCGGAGTCCGGCGGCGCTGGCAACGCTGGACGTGCACATTCCGGCATCGGCAAACCCGTTCCGGACAGCGGCTGCTACTGCCGGGGGACCATGCACTTCCTGCAGGTACCCGTTCACCTGGGACGGATCAATGCCCTCCTGGGCCAGCAGAGTATCGAGAACCATCCGGGCAGGTGACTCTTTCCGTGTATTGATGAACCGGACACGAAAGAGATCTTTGACTCCCAGTCCGTCACTGGATGCAATACCCAGTTCGAGCGTGGCGATATGGATAAAGGCAAGATCACCGGCTTCAAGGTATTTGATGAAGGGCTGGTATGAAGTCAGCAGGGACCGTGCCGGCAGGCTCAGCGGGGCCGCATGGCAGGTATTGTTTTTAAGGGCGAGGAGTGCTCCGGTATTGCCGGGGTTACTGGCATGGATATAGAGCCCCTCATCATGGGCAAGGCAGGTAAGTTCCTCTAACGAGGGGTCCAGCGAGCCGGTCAGGATGAGCGTACGTTCTATGCTTCCCGGATCCGTAGTGAGGAGGACCTCAAGCTCGGTACCTGCCTCATAACCTTCCACCCGCGCCGGGATACGGGTGTAACCGTTAGCCTTTACCGTCGCCATCTGGACACCGGCCTTTTTTATATACGGGGTTGCAATGAGGTTAGAGCCGATACGGCCGACAAAGACTGGCACGAGATCGTCAAACCCGGGATCCGAAACAAGCGGCTGTGCCAGCCGGACCGTCACCGGAGAGCGGGGTGCCGGGGGAAACCCCCACGATTCCAGCAGGGGTGCAGCAAATTCCCGGAGGGCCGTTTGGGCAGCAAGCGGGTAACCCGGCAGCCCGAGAACAGGTTTTCCCTCCACCTTTCCCAGCATTACCGGTTTACCCGGTCTGACTGCCACACCATGGAAGATCAGCTCGCCGAGCGACCGGATAACACTTTCCGTGAAGTCCCGTGTACCGGCCGAAGAGCCCGCGGAAATAATGACCAGGTCATTCTCTTTCACCGCTCTGCTGAGGGCCTCTCGAATGAGATCGGGATCGTCCGGTACGATGGGAAAGCGGGTGCAGTGTGCCCCCATCTGGTTAAGGAAGACGAGCGCCATGATCGTGTTGCTCTCCACCACCTGCCCCGGCGCGGGTCGGACACCGAGCGGGACCAGCTCGCTGCCAGTGGGAATAATCCCGACATTGACGGCAAGGACCCTGACCGTTGTAATCCCGTACGTAGCCAGTGCCCCGATATCGAACGGCCGGATTATATGGCCTGTCGGCAGCACGAGCCGGTTCTCCTTGATATCTTCTCCGGCAGGGCGGACATGCTGCCAGGGTGTAGCCGTCCTTCGTATCTGGAATCGGTTGCCTGCCTCCCAGACATCCTCGATCATGATGACCGCGTCAAACTCCGGAGGGATGATGTTGCCGGTATTGACCCGGGCAAAATGGTCCAGGGTTACCGGGTTCCGGTCGCCCGCCCCGATGGTGTCCCGGCTCCTGACCGCGATTCCGTCCATGGCAGAGATGTTCACCTCCGGCACGGAATATTTCGCAAATACCGGTTCTGCCACGACCCGCCCGGCCGACTGCATGACCGGGACTTTTTCAGTCCTGTGGGGGATCACAAAGGATGAGGTGAGGAGGGCGAGCGCTTCATCAAGAGAGCGGAGCTCGAGGTAGCGTTTTACCATATTCCCCCCGTAATCTCCGCTTCTATTACAAGATCTCGTTTACCCATGACGGATCCTCAATCAACTACTTTCATTAACAATGTGCTTTTGTAAACGTAAAATATTGTCGTAATGTTTCTCTCAATAAACAAATCGTTTGAGGACCGGACTTCTTCACAGATTTGTATCGTGATATCCGGCAAATGTTAACCTCCCTTCTGATTCGATCTCATGAGTACTTACCAAATTATTTTAACTATATGATTAAATTAATTTATTGTGTTAACAACCATGAACCTGAACAACATCGATACCAAGCAGGTGAAGGATTACAAAGAAGCCCTCAGAAAAGATCCAAATGAAGCAAAATTTACTGCAAAAATAGAAGGCGACTGGCTCTTTGAGAATAGCGGCCCGCAGTTCCGCTCGACGGTCAAGGTAAAGGATGGCACCTACACGATGGAGGCAAGCCACCCGAATTTTGCCGGCCCCGGCTACCGCCCTGGTCCGATGGCATTCGGCCTCTTCTGGTTTGCCGCATGTTATTCCAGCACGTTTGTCACTGAAGCCGCCATGAGAAACATACGGCTAACCTCCGTCAGGACAAAAGTCGAAGCAGACCTTGATTACACCACCCAGTTCGACCTTGGCGAGAGCCCGCTCATCAGCGAGTACCGGGTCATCATGGATGTCAAGGGTGATGCGACCGGGTCACAGGTTAAGGACTTAAAAGAGTACGCCCTCAAGCGCTGCATGGGTATGTTCACTATCCAGCATGCGATCGCACTGAAGGCCGACGTCCGGCTCCAGAAATAACCGGCACCCGGGGAGTATGTGCATGCATGAACCAAATGAGCCAGTCGACCCGGCCCATATCAGGGAGATCGCTGAGGAGTACTACCGGACCGGGCAGTTTTACTGCTCTGAAGCGATCGTGAAGACCATCAACGATGAATTCGGGCTCAACTATGCCGATGACGTAGTCCGGATGGCGTCCGGGTTTCCTATCGGTATCGGGAGTGCGGGTTGTGCCTGTGGTGCCGTTACCGGCGGGGTAATGGCGATCGGAATGGTCTTTGGACGAAAAGATCCAGGTGATCCCAGCATTGACCGGTGTCTCGCCCTTTCACGGGAACTGCATGCACTCTTCATCCGCAGGCACGGCTGTCTCTGCTGCCGTACCCTTATCCATGGCATGGTACTGAAATCTCCCGAACACCTCCGGCAGTGCATCGCATTCACCGGAGAAGTAGCAGAGGAAACCGCAAAGATTATTCTCCGGGAAACCGGGGATGGTCAGCACCGTATTTCCTGACGGGATTATGGGGAAAAACAGGATATGGCGCAGATTATGGGTAAAATACACACCCGGATGTATATTCTCTTTTTAGAACAATGCGATCCATCTGCCCTCATCTCCCAGTTTCTCACTCAGAGCGAAAAGGACCTGGTTAGCCTTCTCTATTGAATAGTGCCACGCGATGCAATCCCCATTGTCAAAGGCAACACCCCCTGCCACTGATAATCCAAGCCCGCACTCAATGCAGAGATCCTTATTTTCCATGAGCCGAGGCAGCTGGCAGATGAAATCCCTGCCGAACATAAATGAACGGAGCGGGCGGGACATGTGAGAATAATAGAGGAACTCCTCATGCCTGCCATAGACGGAGAAGATGCAGTACTGCCGGTCATGCCGGGAAAAAATCGGGTGAATCTCGTGGATCATGGGCCGTGGTAATATCAGGGATCTGAGCCTGGCTTCTTCATCAGGCTCACCCGGTAACGGTTGTTGTCCATCTTCCATATCTTCACGTCATACCCGGTATGGGAGAACGGCACATCGATCGTGTCCCGCTGATCACGGCGGACAATACATTCAACCGGGGTATCCGGCCCTGCCTTTTTCAGGAGTATTTTTAAGCGAATCATTAAGCTTGTGCAGGTGAGGTTTGAAAAATCCGGAATCTCTGCTGGTTCGCTTGTCATACTTCACGGTCCGTTTCAGAAGAAGATAACCCTCTGGTGGCTTGCCGATACGCCATTAGGGGGATAGAAGAGGAGTTGCCCCAGTTCCGGAATCCCGATATCGAGCACAGCATTCAGTTTCCTGTTCTTTGAGATTCCCCGGAGGGTTAACGAGGGCTGGAACACGAAAAACTGGAGATTTTTGCTTCCCGCAACGGCATCGACAACCTCCTGCAGGTTGAAAAAGTGCGTGCCCTTCTCCAGCTTGTGGTCGCCCATGAGAGCGTATACCCCATCCTCGATGAAAATAACCCGTGTCTGGATTCCCTCGTATGCACAGGCAACCGCAAACGAGATCGCACCAAATGCCATTTCCGTGCCATAGGGGCGCCGGGTGACAAGGATGGTGATGGGGGGTTTCCTTTCGTCCTCCGACTTAGTGGTTGAGGACGATTGCCCCTCTTTTTTCAGATGGATATATGCACTATCCTTTGCAAGGATGACATGGTTGCGCTCGAACTGGTCGATTATCTCCTTGAGGTTCCGGATCCTGAACGGTTTGATTGAGCACGTCGAGATTACCACGCCCTGCCCGTCGTCCCAGGTACTATATCCCCGGGCTGCGGCACACCGCCCGCAGGCGATCATCTGGCAGGAGAGCCCCTTCTTCTGCGCTTTATCGTTCACCGC
It encodes:
- a CDS encoding Coenzyme F420 hydrogenase/dehydrogenase, beta subunit C-terminal domain; amino-acid sequence: MTKKGDMLYAWTNDAEIQKKAELGGAVTSLWKYALESKMVDAVLAVTKGVDLYDAKPVIITDPKDLIKTAGSLHCGTLLLPKLVKKYLDGAEDKKIGVTVKGCDAMAFYELAKRKQINLDNIIMIGVNCGGSVSPVTARKMIAEKYGVDPEKVHKEEIDKGQFIIEYEGGHKGISVDELEEAGYGRRSNCRRCKMKIPRQADLACGNWGVIGDKAGKATFVEVCSEKGANLVDGAVKKGIMTTAPANPKGLEIRAKVEGAMFKLGDKWRKHDFEALGDGKDRLKKIMAETARCIKCYGCIETCPICYCVECTTKNPAYVPPGELPVNFMFHLIRYAHIADSCVNCGQCEEICPAEIPNALFMHAQQVELEKMFGHVPGVDMELPLLAFAEEKTERGRLHNTGSDMVYDNVFNPFTKK
- a CDS encoding molybdopterin biosynthesis protein, which codes for MVKRYLELRSLDEALALLTSSFVIPHRTEKVPVMQSAGRVVAEPVFAKYSVPEVNISAMDGIAVRSRDTIGAGDRNPVTLDHFARVNTGNIIPPEFDAVIMIEDVWEAGNRFQIRRTATPWQHVRPAGEDIKENRLVLPTGHIIRPFDIGALATYGITTVRVLAVNVGIIPTGSELVPLGVRPAPGQVVESNTIMALVFLNQMGAHCTRFPIVPDDPDLIREALSRAVKENDLVIISAGSSAGTRDFTESVIRSLGELIFHGVAVRPGKPVMLGKVEGKPVLGLPGYPLAAQTALREFAAPLLESWGFPPAPRSPVTVRLAQPLVSDPGFDDLVPVFVGRIGSNLIATPYIKKAGVQMATVKANGYTRIPARVEGYEAGTELEVLLTTDPGSIERTLILTGSLDPSLEELTCLAHDEGLYIHASNPGNTGALLALKNNTCHAAPLSLPARSLLTSYQPFIKYLEAGDLAFIHIATLELGIASSDGLGVKDLFRVRFINTRKESPARMVLDTLLAQEGIDPSQVNGYLQEVHGPPAVAAAVRNGFADAGMCTSSVASAAGLRFVPVAYEDYELAVRREMLADPRIRTLVSLIQSPAYRAILAKTGGYDVSLTGTIRVLNGEHTLAPLSPGSLPAGYI
- a CDS encoding OsmC family protein encodes the protein MLTTMNLNNIDTKQVKDYKEALRKDPNEAKFTAKIEGDWLFENSGPQFRSTVKVKDGTYTMEASHPNFAGPGYRPGPMAFGLFWFAACYSSTFVTEAAMRNIRLTSVRTKVEADLDYTTQFDLGESPLISEYRVIMDVKGDATGSQVKDLKEYALKRCMGMFTIQHAIALKADVRLQK
- a CDS encoding C-GCAxxG-C-C family protein, encoding MHEPNEPVDPAHIREIAEEYYRTGQFYCSEAIVKTINDEFGLNYADDVVRMASGFPIGIGSAGCACGAVTGGVMAIGMVFGRKDPGDPSIDRCLALSRELHALFIRRHGCLCCRTLIHGMVLKSPEHLRQCIAFTGEVAEETAKIILRETGDGQHRIS
- a CDS encoding DsrE family protein, encoding MTSHFYLLGGPITPERLSWIEESLKFFFVKLNPENLLHHTKSKGSIFTFLLTGDALYSLQNPQTVPVWEIILSMPSVKIICDSKELELRGISAGRLKMKNPEQVIDRNSLALNGQPSFWKDVLKFARQHEQPVPSTVGYLQLESPYMHQSAHAALQYLDAGVEAHASVDLYAYLDGVHAGHLGQNPSECENIGTGLEAVNDKAQKKGLSCQMIACGRCAAARGYSTWDDGQGVVISTCSIKPFRIRNLKEIIDQFERNHVILAKDSAYIHLKKEGQSSSTTKSEDERKPPITILVTRRPYGTEMAFGAISFAVACAYEGIQTRVIFIEDGVYALMGDHKLEKGTHFFNLQEVVDAVAGSKNLQFFVFQPSLTLRGISKNRKLNAVLDIGIPELGQLLFYPPNGVSASHQRVIFF